DNA sequence from the Candidatus Bathyarchaeota archaeon genome:
TTTACAATACGGATCATAGACCACGACTTGTGCACCTAAATCCAGCAACTTACATATTATCTTCTCTGCTGGACTATTTGTCGGATCCCCTACTTCTCCCTTGTAGGCCGTTCCAAGGACAACGATTTTAGAGCCTTGTACGTTTTTGCCTGCTTTTGTCAAGGCCTCGATGAGCAATTTGACAGTATGATCCGGCATGTAGTCGTTCAACTCTCTCGAAGGCCGTATTAACCTCGAATCATAGCCCCGTTTCTCGACAGAATGCAGGAGCAAGCAAGGATCCTTAGTAAGACATGGCCCCCCCACACCACATGCTGGTTTGTGTATGTTAACTCTAGGATGCGTGTTGGCGAGCCTAATTACTTCAGCAACATCTGCTCCCACCTGCTCACATATCAAGGCCAGCTCATTTGCAAAGGCGATGTTCACATCCCGGAAAGTGTTCTCCGCCAACTTCGCCACCTCTGCGCTCAAGCAATCGGCAATCAAGATTTTTCCTTTCGTTACCGAATTGAATAGCTCAGCGGCAATCTCAGCGCTTTCCAAGTTGAAACCTCCAATAATCCTAGCGTTTTTCGTAAATTCTTGCATTGTTTTTCCTGGAAGTATCCTCTCAGGGCAATAGGCGAGCCAAAAGTCGCTGAATTTTAGTCCACTTTCCCTTTTGAGTATGGCTGCTACCAAATTCTTTACTGTGCCCGGGGGAACTGTGCTTACCACAACCACCAAGTTTCCTTTTGCAAGCCCCTCTGCAACGTCTCGACTTGCCCTTTCCAGATAGCTCAAATCAGGCTCTCCGCTTTCATTTAAAGGTGTCTGAACACAAATCAGAATAACATCAGCTTGTTTTGTTGCTAAAACGGTGTCAACAATTGCCTTCAATTTACCTGCCCCAACAACCCTTCTAATCATTTCGTAAAGTCTAGGTTCTTGAGTATCAAGTTTCAAAGACGAAATGGCGTTGACAACCTCGTTTCTAACATCGGTTCCCGTAACCGAATAACCCGCGTCCGCAAAAATTGCCGCAGTAGGCAAACCAACATGCCCAAGACCTAACACGGCTATGTGGGCTTTCTTCATCCTTATTTTCTCAATCAACTTTTCGCTCACTTCCATTCCTCCACAAGTTAAGGTTCTTGACCGCACACTTTACAACATGATACAAGGCATACAAGAGACGAAACCTAAATAACCTTTTTCCCATGTTAACTATGTTAATATGAATAGTTCAGTGATGTAACGTTGGAAACCAAATTTGGATTTGACAAAATAGAACAGCGGATAACTCGTGATGAAAAACTGCTTTTCACAATGATTTCTTACGTTGTCATTCTCATAATTTTCATAAATCTAAGTCAGTTTGAATCTCTAATACTCGGCCTGCTGGCATCCACAATTTACTTTTTAATAAACGGAATTTTTTTGGGAAACACCTTCTTTAAGAAAGAAACCGCCTTCTTCAGGCTAATGTTTGGGCTTCTGCTGCTAATCATGCTATTAGGCTTCGTGGGTTGGCTCGCCGTAGTCATCTACAACCTTGATGTCATAAAGTTCACTTTGGTTCTCTTTATTGTAGCAACACTTTCTTCACTGTTAAACAAAAAGGTGAAAAACAAGTATGGAACCTAGCAGGCAAGGATTCACGAAGTTTCTACGCATTGGCGAGATTCTTTACTTTTTTCTAGTTGCCTTCTCATTCTACTCGCTCCTTTTATCTCGTACTGGAGAAGCTCGCACTGTATGGGAAGTTCTGCATCCTGCCTTCATCCCCACGTTATTTGTTGCCACTTCGCTCCTACTGGCAATTCTGTTGACTCCTGAGAAAGTAGCGCACAAATTACTGTTCATAATCATTCACTCTATTCTCATCCATTCCCTTTTCTCCATAGTCTTTCTTGCAGGTGACCTCAGTGGACAACAAATGTTCTTAGGCAGAATTAGACTCGTTTACGACAACGCAGTCCTTCACGGGTGGCCTCCGTGGCCAGTAGAGACAGTTCAGTCACTGGTCTATGAATGGTTTAGGGGAATAAATTTTCAGGCCGCGTTAAGCGTGGTTTTCGCCCGAATGTTAAGTATAGACATTCTCTGGATTCACTTGTTCCTTGTGCCAGTCTTGTGGGGAGTCTTCACACCAATCGCAGTATATTTGACTACTTACACTTTTACTAAAAACAAGAAAGTTGCAGTTCTCGCAAGTCTGCTTCTCTCCGCTTTCCCGTACGCAACCTATTTTGGAGCAATCTCAGTGCCCAACAGTTTAGGATACATCTTTTTCCTTTACTCATTATACTTCATGCTCAAAAACTTAGACTCCAATGATTCTAAAACTAGAGTCTTAATGCTGACTTTTTCCTTCTTTTCTCTTCTTTCACATCATTTAACTGGAATCATCTCATTCTCTCTTCTTCTCTTATCCCTAACATTCAAGTCGTACAGAGGCGAAAAGTCTCCATCTATAACCGCGAAAATTTCGTTGGTAACTTCCTTCATTCTCTGCGCCAGTCTCTTACCCTTCTCTCTCATCTACTTGAGATTATTCCGTGCTGGAACCTACACAGCTTTCACTTTAGACAAGTTTTATGAGTTACCTCTTGAAGAAATCGCAGGACTATTCCTAATTGGAGAACTCACCTATGGTTTCAACCTTGAAACCATACTCCTCAATGTCATCGGACCGGCACTGGCACTTCTGTATATGATATATCGTCTATATAGGTTGAAAAAGAATCCAACTGCAGAATTTCGGATACACCTCTTATTCCTTTCCGCCGCGTTTCTAATGATGCTAGTCGACTACAGAATCCTGAAACTCTTCATGGAAAGGCTTCCCCTCAACGAAGAAAGACTTTGGGTGTTCCGAGACTTCATAGCCGCACCGTTTGTAGCACTCGCAATCTACGCAGCGGGTTCATCACTTAAGACTTTTCTAAAAGCAACCTCTCTGCCAACCA
Encoded proteins:
- a CDS encoding nucleotide sugar dehydrogenase, which translates into the protein MEVSEKLIEKIRMKKAHIAVLGLGHVGLPTAAIFADAGYSVTGTDVRNEVVNAISSLKLDTQEPRLYEMIRRVVGAGKLKAIVDTVLATKQADVILICVQTPLNESGEPDLSYLERASRDVAEGLAKGNLVVVVSTVPPGTVKNLVAAILKRESGLKFSDFWLAYCPERILPGKTMQEFTKNARIIGGFNLESAEIAAELFNSVTKGKILIADCLSAEVAKLAENTFRDVNIAFANELALICEQVGADVAEVIRLANTHPRVNIHKPACGVGGPCLTKDPCLLLHSVEKRGYDSRLIRPSRELNDYMPDHTVKLLIEALTKAGKNVQGSKIVVLGTAYKGEVGDPTNSPAEKIICKLLDLGAQVVVYDPYCKESFGAERVEDLLKAVDGADCVLVTTDHRIFKELNLEEIKALMNEKPIIVDGKRIFDPEQTKNLGFAYYGIGYGS